The following is a genomic window from Polypterus senegalus isolate Bchr_013 chromosome 9, ASM1683550v1, whole genome shotgun sequence.
CtgcaagtaaaaaattaaaatagatgtTATTTCTCTCTTTATCTTGAAATACTTactctaaaataaaaaatcagtaaagttattaaataaaatataatgagcTCATTATATTTTATGAAGTGGAATATTTAAGGTCTTGGTTAAGAACTTAACAGAATGAGAGTGCTTTCACATCTCatctccttttttgtttttgtaggaaACCCACTTTAATAATAAGGTTCAATCGTTTTTGAAAAGAGATCAGCGAAATCTTTCATTCTGCGTATCATAGGAATTTCAGTTCAGAAGTCAATCTCCTTCGTAGTTACTAACATAATACTTGAAAGACTTAAAATAGCTTGAAAGGCACAACACTATAGTGGCTGGAAGCCATACAAAGTTTAATTATAGCCAATATATATGCACTGATGTTGGATAAATAAGAATTCATGGTTAGAATCTCATACTCTTACAATGATGGGATATTTTACTTGTCTATTAAACCCCAATTTAGGTAGATCATTAACAACTGCTACTACATTATCTAAAACCACTGTGGTAATTTGACGGTTCTCACATCCAGATTTCTTTACTAACTCTACATCAGTTACTCACAAATATTGATAATAACTTAATATCCTGTCTCATAATATGCAGTGTGCTATCTCTGGCTATGCTTTGCTTATTCTAGAACTCAAATCATTATGTTTCACTAATAGAACTCGCAACTGTAAACTCAACCCACTAAAAAGTCTGGACAAAaggtttattgtattgatttttacACAGGctaatattttcaaatgtatttccAGAAACCTATGGGAGCACTCTGGAAAACACTTAAAGTGTATTTCTGGGGGCAGATCTGTTACACAGAAGACCAGACCTGCAGGTGTCCTGCTATTTAGGGAATTTGTATCATCTTGGATTTCAGACAGCTTCAGTGTTTTGCTTGCTCCTTTACAGTGTATTGTGCTCTAGTATTTGTATGTTATTAAAGACTTTATTAGTATAAGCCTTACTCTTGTTACTCTCTAATGCACAAGCAGACTTAAAATATTCCTTAAATATGTTAGTATTTCAAGAAACATCTGTGGGAACACTCAGGAAAATTCCTAAAGTAAACTTGATGAGACAGAGCATTTCCTAtattgtgcttaaaaataaagtgaaaactaGAAAAGCATCTAAATGAATTACTGAGATTTAGGCAAATGATCTAGAATATGCAAGATCAGccagtatttaaaatgtaatattttgacaAAAGGAGATAAAAGGCAATTAATTTTTAAGTCATGTCATTCCACTTATAAGCATTgagaaaataagaattttatttcaACATAAAAGAGGATTTAGAGTACAATCATCGACATTGTATGGTCAGAACTAAAATTAGAATACACGTTGAAATTCCTTAATATATTGGGTCTGTTCATGCATTTCTCTCTGAACAGGGTTGGGTCAGGGTGTTtaatgatattgtttatttatatcaTGATGTTTGGAAAGTTGTATCGAGTGTATTTGTGACTAAACTGTGTTTTATATACATGTGCATTAAATGTGTTCGTTAAGCTCAATTACATTAatacaaaagtaaatgtaaaatgtaaaataccacATATAGTTAGaattatatatgtacatacaagAGCCGATACACTGCATCCTCCAGCTGATTCTCCAAAAATGGTTACAGAGTCTGGGTCTCCTCCAAAACTCTTAATATTCCGTTGAACCCACTGTAGAGCTGCTATTTGGTCTAGGAGGCCCCAGTTTCCACGACTATGGTCATCACCAGTGCTAGATATTAACAAAAAGtataaaagataaatagataatgAAAAGTGATGAACACTACTCGTTATTCTTGAATTCAATAATATCAATTACAAATGCACaattaaatatttagaaaatctACCTCAAAAATCCTAAAATTCCCAGCCTATACTggatcaccaccaccaccacattcTCATAAGCAGCAAGTGCTGAGCCATCATAATGGATGGCTGCGCCCATCATTAATCCTCCTCCATGAATCCACACCATTACCTGGAAAAGTGAAACATTTcagtagtatttcagcataaatagaaagaaaaaacaagcttTTTAAGGCTGAACATAATAATGCAGGAGCACTGCTTTTCAATTGTGGTCATTAGATCCTGAATGAAGACATCTTATAGACCTGAAAATGTTACTTGTtactatttttaaacttttcaccCTGAAAGAGAGATTTTATGAGTACAAAGAATAAAGAAGTGACAGTGACTTTCAGAAGCTCCAAAGCTTCGCTGTTATC
Proteins encoded in this region:
- the LOC120535605 gene encoding putative inactive carboxylesterase 4, whose protein sequence is MVWIHGGGLMMGAAIHYDGSALAAYENVVVVVIQYRLGILGFLSTGDDHSRGNWGLLDQIAALQWVQRNIKSFGGDPDSVTIFGESAGGCSVSALVCTYIILTICGILHFTFTFVLM